GATGTATTATATCGTTTTTGATCTTGAATTTTCCGTTCTTCGTAACAGGCAGTACAATGCCGACATTCTGGAAATAGGCGCGATCAAGCTTCTTGAAGAAGACGGACAGCTCGCCATGATCGATTTGTTTCACACTCATGTGCGACCATCTCAGCATCGGACGATCACGCCTCTTACGACGCAATTTACCGGGATCACTCAGGAACAGGTGGACAACGCCCCCTCGTTTCATGAAGCCGCATCGGCTTTTAAGGAATGGCTCGGGGAAGATACATATTATTTATGCTCATGGGGACCGGACGATAAATACCAGCTTGTCCGACATTGCAGAGAACATAACCTGGGGCTCGACTGGATCTGTAATTACAATGATATTCAATTAATGTATACGCGGCTGCAAGGAGGCGATTACGGCCAGAGATGGGGGCTGAAGAAAGCTCTGAAAGCGGCGCATTTACCTTTTTTCGGCAATCATCACAATGCTTTGGACGATGCTTTCAATACCGCGAAGCTGTTTAAATTAATTTTTGCTAAACTGATCTTCGAGAAAAACAACGCCGCCTATGAATCTGCCTATACGACGTCTCTCGTCTACTCCACCGGCAATGAGAAGTTCACTCCATTCAGCGGGCTTGCCGCGTTACTGGAGCAGGCTATGTGATTGTGCGAAAGAAGCGCTAAGCAAGCAGCGCTTCTTTCCGTTAGATAAACGATAGCGAATGATTAGCCTGTAAAATCCCAGCCACAAAACCCAGCAGCTTCTCGTTACCCTCATGCACCGACAAAGAGATGGAGCCTACGCCGCAGTTAGGCCTTCCGCCATGACTGGGATAAAACTCCGAAATCTGAACCTGTTCCGCAGGATAAAGGGCAATGGCGGCCATCGTTCCTTGAATGGCATCCTTATAGGCGTGCATCTTTTTCAGATCTTCGGCTAGAAATCCTTTCTCTTCCAAATCCTTATACTTCGCGTCAAAATGATACCACGCATCGTCCCAGTACAAGCTGATATCGGGGCGCAGCTGCACGGCATACGATTCCGGCCGATCGAACGTGCGATTGTACCAAAGCTCGCCTTGTTTGCCGTCAAAGGTGAACGTCAGGTGAAATCCTTCCGCCATGTATCGTCCCCATACCTTGTCACCGGAGAAGGAATCATTCG
The window above is part of the Paenibacillus hamazuiensis genome. Proteins encoded here:
- a CDS encoding 3'-5' exonuclease, coding for MYYIVFDLEFSVLRNRQYNADILEIGAIKLLEEDGQLAMIDLFHTHVRPSQHRTITPLTTQFTGITQEQVDNAPSFHEAASAFKEWLGEDTYYLCSWGPDDKYQLVRHCREHNLGLDWICNYNDIQLMYTRLQGGDYGQRWGLKKALKAAHLPFFGNHHNALDDAFNTAKLFKLIFAKLIFEKNNAAYESAYTTSLVYSTGNEKFTPFSGLAALLEQAM